Within Chloracidobacterium sp., the genomic segment CCGATCGATTCACGGTGTCGGGTGGAAACTTCTGACAATATTATGCTGTTAGTGCGGGATTTCCATTGGAAAGGTTTTTTCGTCCGGCTCTACAATAAGGCCATTGACACCGATATATTCGGCCGCTCAGCTCAGGTGGCCTTTTACTTTTCGTTTGCGATCTTTCCGCTAGTATATTTTCTGATCAGTGCATTTGGACTGATGATCGGTACGTCCGGCGGATTAAAGGGCGAGCTTTTCTCCTATCTCGAACAGATCTTGCCCGGAATAGCGTTCGAACTAGTTCGGAAGACTGCCGAAGAGATCATAACCAATAGCTCGGGCAGCAAACTCACGCTCGGTTTGGCGGTCACGCTTTGGTCGGCATCGGCGGGCGTCGACGCCCTTCGAAACGCGTTAAATGCTGTATATGAACTAAAGGAGAGGCGTTCCTGGTGGCGAACCAAGGCCGAATCGCTCGGCTTAACGGTCGTCGTCACGTTACTTGCCGCCGCAGCTCTGGCCATAGTGTTTTACGGCTGGCATTTTGTTGGGATGGTCTCGGCCTTGATGGGCCTTCCGGTAACCTCGCCTTTGTTGCTCGCTGGCGTGCAGTGGATATCGATCTTGGTTGTACTGCTCCTGACCTGCGAGATAATCTTCAACTTGCTTCCGGACCGACGAAATTTCAGATGGATCTGGATAACTCCGGGATCGATCGTTTCGATCCTGCTTTGGTTGATCCTGACAAATTCGTTCAAGTTGTACATTAGCTATTTTAGCTCGTATGACAAAACATATGGCTCACTCGGGGCCGTCATAATTCTGATGTTCTGGCTATATCTGACGGCGATGGTGACAATGGCAGGTGGGGCGATCAATTCGGTTCTGGCCGATATGCGTGACAATAGTGAGAATGGCCACAACTCTGACTAATTAAGAAGATTATGGAGATCAAACAAGGCGTCCAGTTTAAGATCGCTAAACCTATTACCGACAGCCTGATAAGGGCTTTCGCGGAGGTTTCCGGTGACCATAACCCGATCCATCTGGACGATGAATTTGCCGAGCAAACTCGATTTGGCCGCCGCATCGCTCACGGAATGTTGAGCGGAGCATTGATATCGGCTGTACTCGGAAATGAGTTTCGGGATATGAAGATCGTCTATTTATCGCAAACGATGCGATTTATGGCCCCGGTATTCATAGATGACGTACTGACCGTTACTGCGACCGTCACCGATGTTCGGGAGAGCAAAGGCATTGTCACGCTCGAGACGACCTGCATAAACCAAGATGATGTCGTGACGCTCACCGGCGAGGCAAAGGTGATGATACTGCCGTGAAACCCCAAAGATGGTATTATTCTTGTTTGAATTCGCTTTCAATTCCGATCAATTATGTCACTAATGCTACAGGAGATCGCCGAACAACCGGCGGTCTTGGAACGAACAATTAAAGCTGAGGCTGCAAAGGTCCAGCGTCTTGGGTCATTTCTGCAGGGGCGTGAGATCGATCTGATCGTGCTGGTCGCACGCGGAAGTTCGGATAATGCGTCACTTTTCGGTAGGTATCTCTTAGAGGTTACGACCGGCATTCCCGTCTCACTTTCTGCACCGTCCGTATTTACGCTTTACGGCGCCAAGGTGAATCTGAGTCGGGCTTTGGTGATCGGCGTCTCGCAGTCGGGCGAAGGTTCGGACATCAATATCGTTCTTGAAAGTGCCAAGGCGTCCGGTGCCTTCACGTTGGCCATCACAAATGAAGCAGAGTCAACGATGGCAAAGATCGCTGACGAAACGCTCCTGATCCACGCA encodes:
- a CDS encoding MaoC family dehydratase: MEIKQGVQFKIAKPITDSLIRAFAEVSGDHNPIHLDDEFAEQTRFGRRIAHGMLSGALISAVLGNEFRDMKIVYLSQTMRFMAPVFIDDVLTVTATVTDVRESKGIVTLETTCINQDDVVTLTGEAKVMILP
- a CDS encoding YihY/virulence factor BrkB family protein; its protein translation is MLLVRDFHWKGFFVRLYNKAIDTDIFGRSAQVAFYFSFAIFPLVYFLISAFGLMIGTSGGLKGELFSYLEQILPGIAFELVRKTAEEIITNSSGSKLTLGLAVTLWSASAGVDALRNALNAVYELKERRSWWRTKAESLGLTVVVTLLAAAALAIVFYGWHFVGMVSALMGLPVTSPLLLAGVQWISILVVLLLTCEIIFNLLPDRRNFRWIWITPGSIVSILLWLILTNSFKLYISYFSSYDKTYGSLGAVIILMFWLYLTAMVTMAGGAINSVLADMRDNSENGHNSD